From the Manis javanica isolate MJ-LG chromosome 13, MJ_LKY, whole genome shotgun sequence genome, one window contains:
- the SYCE2 gene encoding synaptonemal complex central element protein 2 isoform X2, with product MPTPCTRFFSSFSATTSSSKDSSQHREPSPASALPEAPALTPAPPGLPASSLLCSRRRIPPLHSTTLVVPVPAPAVAPAAHGGARVAGQEPGDLHSHSPSFDLKPWLCSQVDMSHVECKDPEPQPFRDSKEQQHEEEAGRGSSSQVSSPSIATSSANRQLMMLEGKSGPYFSSLDLSIDTLKKRAQELIENINEGRQKDYAFMTNFRDSLKIKVSDLTEKLEERMHQTYNDHNKIIQEKLQEFTQKMANISHLETELKQVCHTVESVYKDLCVQPEATTLEEEQSHKDSEC from the exons ATGCCCACGCCCTGCACccgtttcttttcttctttttctgctacCACTTCTTCCTCAAAGGACTCGAGCCAACATAGGGAGCCCAGCCCCGCCAGCGCCCTTCCCGAAGCCCCTGCCCTCACTCCGGCCCCTCCGGGTCTCCCCGCTTCCAGCCTCCTGTGCTCCAGGCGCAGGATCCCCCCACTCCACAGCACCACCCTCGTGGTGCCCGTCCCAGCGCCTGCCGTCGCTCCTGCGGCCCACGGAGGTGCCAGGGTGgcagggcaggagccaggggaCCTGCATTCTCACTCTCCCTCCTTCGACCTCAAGCCCTGGCTGTGCTCACAGGTGGACATGTCCCACGTAGAGTGCAAGGACCCGGAGCCACAGCCCTTCCGGGACAGCAAGGAGCAGCAGCACGAGGAGGAAGCTGGTCGGGGGTCATCTAG TCAGGTCTCTAGCCCCTCTATCGCGACCTCCAGTGCCAACCGCCAGCTGATGATGCTGGAAGGGAAGTCAGGACCCTACTTTTCCTCTCTGGACTTGAGCATCGACACCCTGAAGAAGAGGGCTCAGGAGCTGATTGAAAACATCAACGAGGGCCGGCAGAAAGACTACGCATTCATGACCAACTTCAGGGACAGCCTCAAGATCAAG GTTTCAGACCTGACAGAGAAGCTAGAGGAAAGGATGCATCAGACTTATAATGACCACAACAAGATCATTCAGGAAAAGCTCCAAGAGTTCACCcagaaaatggcaaatatcagCCATTTGGAAACAGAGCTCAAACAAGTGTGCCACACTGTGGAGTCGGTGTACAAAGACCTGTGTGTCCAGCCTGAG GCCACTACTTTggaagaagaacagagccacaaggACAGCGAGTGCTGA
- the SYCE2 gene encoding synaptonemal complex central element protein 2 isoform X5 has product MQRQGPWLCSQVDMSHVECKDPEPQPFRDSKEQQHEEEAGRGSSSQVSSPSIATSSANRQLMMLEGKSGPYFSSLDLSIDTLKKRAQELIENINEGRQKDYAFMTNFRDSLKIKVSDLTEKLEERMHQTYNDHNKIIQEKLQEFTQKMANISHLETELKQVCHTVESVYKDLCVQPEATTLEEEQSHKDSEC; this is encoded by the exons ATGCAGCGACAGGGA CCCTGGCTGTGCTCACAGGTGGACATGTCCCACGTAGAGTGCAAGGACCCGGAGCCACAGCCCTTCCGGGACAGCAAGGAGCAGCAGCACGAGGAGGAAGCTGGTCGGGGGTCATCTAG TCAGGTCTCTAGCCCCTCTATCGCGACCTCCAGTGCCAACCGCCAGCTGATGATGCTGGAAGGGAAGTCAGGACCCTACTTTTCCTCTCTGGACTTGAGCATCGACACCCTGAAGAAGAGGGCTCAGGAGCTGATTGAAAACATCAACGAGGGCCGGCAGAAAGACTACGCATTCATGACCAACTTCAGGGACAGCCTCAAGATCAAG GTTTCAGACCTGACAGAGAAGCTAGAGGAAAGGATGCATCAGACTTATAATGACCACAACAAGATCATTCAGGAAAAGCTCCAAGAGTTCACCcagaaaatggcaaatatcagCCATTTGGAAACAGAGCTCAAACAAGTGTGCCACACTGTGGAGTCGGTGTACAAAGACCTGTGTGTCCAGCCTGAG GCCACTACTTTggaagaagaacagagccacaaggACAGCGAGTGCTGA
- the SYCE2 gene encoding synaptonemal complex central element protein 2 isoform X6 produces MQRQGVDMSHVECKDPEPQPFRDSKEQQHEEEAGRGSSRSQVSSPSIATSSANRQLMMLEGKSGPYFSSLDLSIDTLKKRAQELIENINEGRQKDYAFMTNFRDSLKIKVSDLTEKLEERMHQTYNDHNKIIQEKLQEFTQKMANISHLETELKQVCHTVESVYKDLCVQPEATTLEEEQSHKDSEC; encoded by the exons ATGCAGCGACAGGGA GTGGACATGTCCCACGTAGAGTGCAAGGACCCGGAGCCACAGCCCTTCCGGGACAGCAAGGAGCAGCAGCACGAGGAGGAAGCTGGTCGGGGGTCATCTAG AAGTCAGGTCTCTAGCCCCTCTATCGCGACCTCCAGTGCCAACCGCCAGCTGATGATGCTGGAAGGGAAGTCAGGACCCTACTTTTCCTCTCTGGACTTGAGCATCGACACCCTGAAGAAGAGGGCTCAGGAGCTGATTGAAAACATCAACGAGGGCCGGCAGAAAGACTACGCATTCATGACCAACTTCAGGGACAGCCTCAAGATCAAG GTTTCAGACCTGACAGAGAAGCTAGAGGAAAGGATGCATCAGACTTATAATGACCACAACAAGATCATTCAGGAAAAGCTCCAAGAGTTCACCcagaaaatggcaaatatcagCCATTTGGAAACAGAGCTCAAACAAGTGTGCCACACTGTGGAGTCGGTGTACAAAGACCTGTGTGTCCAGCCTGAG GCCACTACTTTggaagaagaacagagccacaaggACAGCGAGTGCTGA
- the SYCE2 gene encoding synaptonemal complex central element protein 2 isoform X1 has protein sequence MPTPCTRFFSSFSATTSSSKDSSQHREPSPASALPEAPALTPAPPGLPASSLLCSRRRIPPLHSTTLVVPVPAPAVAPAAHGGARVAGQEPGDLHSHSPSFDLKPWLCSQVDMSHVECKDPEPQPFRDSKEQQHEEEAGRGSSRSQVSSPSIATSSANRQLMMLEGKSGPYFSSLDLSIDTLKKRAQELIENINEGRQKDYAFMTNFRDSLKIKVSDLTEKLEERMHQTYNDHNKIIQEKLQEFTQKMANISHLETELKQVCHTVESVYKDLCVQPEATTLEEEQSHKDSEC, from the exons ATGCCCACGCCCTGCACccgtttcttttcttctttttctgctacCACTTCTTCCTCAAAGGACTCGAGCCAACATAGGGAGCCCAGCCCCGCCAGCGCCCTTCCCGAAGCCCCTGCCCTCACTCCGGCCCCTCCGGGTCTCCCCGCTTCCAGCCTCCTGTGCTCCAGGCGCAGGATCCCCCCACTCCACAGCACCACCCTCGTGGTGCCCGTCCCAGCGCCTGCCGTCGCTCCTGCGGCCCACGGAGGTGCCAGGGTGgcagggcaggagccaggggaCCTGCATTCTCACTCTCCCTCCTTCGACCTCAAGCCCTGGCTGTGCTCACAGGTGGACATGTCCCACGTAGAGTGCAAGGACCCGGAGCCACAGCCCTTCCGGGACAGCAAGGAGCAGCAGCACGAGGAGGAAGCTGGTCGGGGGTCATCTAG AAGTCAGGTCTCTAGCCCCTCTATCGCGACCTCCAGTGCCAACCGCCAGCTGATGATGCTGGAAGGGAAGTCAGGACCCTACTTTTCCTCTCTGGACTTGAGCATCGACACCCTGAAGAAGAGGGCTCAGGAGCTGATTGAAAACATCAACGAGGGCCGGCAGAAAGACTACGCATTCATGACCAACTTCAGGGACAGCCTCAAGATCAAG GTTTCAGACCTGACAGAGAAGCTAGAGGAAAGGATGCATCAGACTTATAATGACCACAACAAGATCATTCAGGAAAAGCTCCAAGAGTTCACCcagaaaatggcaaatatcagCCATTTGGAAACAGAGCTCAAACAAGTGTGCCACACTGTGGAGTCGGTGTACAAAGACCTGTGTGTCCAGCCTGAG GCCACTACTTTggaagaagaacagagccacaaggACAGCGAGTGCTGA
- the SYCE2 gene encoding synaptonemal complex central element protein 2 isoform X11 yields MRTRRREKTGCSDRESQVSSPSIATSSANRQLMMLEGKSGPYFSSLDLSIDTLKKRAQELIENINEGRQKDYAFMTNFRDSLKIKVSDLTEKLEERMHQTYNDHNKIIQEKLQEFTQKMANISHLETELKQVCHTVESVYKDLCVQPEATTLEEEQSHKDSEC; encoded by the exons ATGCGAACGAGAAGGCGGGAAAAGACAGGATGCAGCGACAGGGA AAGTCAGGTCTCTAGCCCCTCTATCGCGACCTCCAGTGCCAACCGCCAGCTGATGATGCTGGAAGGGAAGTCAGGACCCTACTTTTCCTCTCTGGACTTGAGCATCGACACCCTGAAGAAGAGGGCTCAGGAGCTGATTGAAAACATCAACGAGGGCCGGCAGAAAGACTACGCATTCATGACCAACTTCAGGGACAGCCTCAAGATCAAG GTTTCAGACCTGACAGAGAAGCTAGAGGAAAGGATGCATCAGACTTATAATGACCACAACAAGATCATTCAGGAAAAGCTCCAAGAGTTCACCcagaaaatggcaaatatcagCCATTTGGAAACAGAGCTCAAACAAGTGTGCCACACTGTGGAGTCGGTGTACAAAGACCTGTGTGTCCAGCCTGAG GCCACTACTTTggaagaagaacagagccacaaggACAGCGAGTGCTGA
- the FARSA gene encoding phenylalanine--tRNA ligase alpha subunit isoform X1 — protein sequence MPSALGATMADGPLAEVLLRRLEAASGGLDSAELAAELGVEHQAVVGAVKSLQALGEIIEAELHSTRHWELTAEGKEIAREGSHEARVLRSVPPEGLAQSELMRMPSGKVGFSKAMSNKWVRVDKSMADGPRVFRVVDNVEDEVQRRLQLVQGGQAEKLGEKERNELRKRKLLTEVTLKTYWVSKGSAFSTSIAKQESELSPEMISSGSWRDRPFKPYNFSAHGVLPDSGHLHPLLKVRTQFRQIFLEMGFTEMPTDNFIESSFWNFDALFQPQQHPARDQHDTFFLRDPAEALQLPMDYVHRVKRTHSQGGYGSQGYKYNWKLDEARKNLLRTHTTSASARALYRLAQKKPFTPTKYFSIDRVFRNETLDATHLAEFHQIEGVVADHGLTLGHLMGILREFFTKLGITQLRFKPAYNPYTEPSMEVFSYHQGLKKWVEVGNSGLFRPEMLLPMGLPENVSVIAWGLSLERPTMIKYGINNIRELVGHKVNLQMVYDSPLCRLDADTGPPRTQGAA from the exons ATGCCGAGCGCACTAGGAGCAACCATGGCGGACGGTCCGTTGGCGGAGGTGCTGCTGCGGAGGCTGGAGGCGGCCAGTGGCGGCCTGGACAGCGCGGAACTGGCGGCCGAGCTGGGCGTGGAGCACCAAGCCGTGGTGGGCGCCGTGAAGAGCCTGCAGGCGCTGGGCGAG ATCATCGAGGCTGAACTGCATTCCACCAGGCACTGGGAGCTAACTGCTGAGGGCAAGGAGATTGCCCGGGAGGGCAGCCATGAGGCGCGGGTGTTGCGCAGCGTCCCTCCGGAAGGCCTGGCCCAGAGCGAGCTCATG CGAATGCCCAGTGGCAAGGTGGGCTTCAGCAAGGCCATGTCCAACAAGTGGGTCCGCGTGGACAAGAGCATGGCCGATGGACCCCGAGTGTTCCGTGTG GTGGACAACGTGGAAGATGAGGTGCAGCGGCGGCTCCAGCTGGTCCAGGGTGGGCAGGCTGAGAAGCTGGGTGAGAAGGAGAGGAATGAGCTCAGGAAAAGGAAGCTGCTGACTGAAGT AACCCTGAAGACCTACTGGGTGAGCAAAGGCAGTGCTTTTAGTACCAGCATCGCCAAGCAAGAGTCAGAGCTGAGCCCAGAGATGATCTCCAG TGGCTCCTGGCGAGACCGACCCTTCAAACCCTACAACTTCTCAGCCCATGGGGTCCTCCCCGACAGTGGCCACCTGCACCCCCTGCTCAAGGTCCGCACCCAGTTCCGGCAGATCTTCCTGGAGATGGG GTTCACTGAGATGCCAACCGACAACTTCATTGAGAGCTCCTTCTGGAACTTTGACGCGCTCTTCCAGCCCCAGCAGCACCCAGCACGCGACCAGCATGACACCTTCTTCCTACGAG ATCCGGCTGAGGCCCTGCAGCTCCCCATGGACTATGTCCATCGGGTGAAGCGGACCCACTCTCAGGGTGGCTATGGCTCACAGGG GTACAAGTATAACTGGAAGCTGGACGAGGCCCGGAAGAACCTGCTACGCACGCACACCACGTCGGCGAGTGCCCGTGCCCTCTACCGTCTGGCTCAGAAA AAGCCCTTTACACCCACCAAGTACTTCTCCATTGACCGTGTATTCCGAAATGAGACACTGGATGCCACACATCTGGCTGAGTTCCACCAGATTGAGGGCGTTGTGGCTGACCATGGCCTCACCCTCGGCCACCTCATGGGCATCCTGCGGGAGTTTTTCACCAAGTTGG GTATCACCCAGCTGCGCTTCAAACCAGCCTACAACCCGTACACAGAGCCCAGCATGGAGGTGTTCAGCTACCACCAAG GCCTGAAGAAGTGGGTGGAAGTTGGGAACTCTGGGCTCTTCCGTCCCGAGATGCTGCTGCCCATGGGGCTCCCCGAGAACGTGTCAGTCATTGCCTGGGGCCTCTCCCTGGAGCG CCCAACAATGATCAAATATGGCATCAACAATATCCGGGAGCTGGTCGGCCACAAGGTGAACCTGCAGATGGTGTACGACAGTCCCCTGTGCCGCCTGGACGCTGACACGGGGCCCCCTCGAACACAGGGAGCTGCATGA
- the SYCE2 gene encoding synaptonemal complex central element protein 2 isoform X10, whose protein sequence is MQRQGVDMSHVECKDPEPQPFRDSKEQQHEEEAGRGSSSANRQLMMLEGKSGPYFSSLDLSIDTLKKRAQELIENINEGRQKDYAFMTNFRDSLKIKVSDLTEKLEERMHQTYNDHNKIIQEKLQEFTQKMANISHLETELKQVCHTVESVYKDLCVQPEATTLEEEQSHKDSEC, encoded by the exons ATGCAGCGACAGGGA GTGGACATGTCCCACGTAGAGTGCAAGGACCCGGAGCCACAGCCCTTCCGGGACAGCAAGGAGCAGCAGCACGAGGAGGAAGCTGGTCGGGGGTCATCTAG TGCCAACCGCCAGCTGATGATGCTGGAAGGGAAGTCAGGACCCTACTTTTCCTCTCTGGACTTGAGCATCGACACCCTGAAGAAGAGGGCTCAGGAGCTGATTGAAAACATCAACGAGGGCCGGCAGAAAGACTACGCATTCATGACCAACTTCAGGGACAGCCTCAAGATCAAG GTTTCAGACCTGACAGAGAAGCTAGAGGAAAGGATGCATCAGACTTATAATGACCACAACAAGATCATTCAGGAAAAGCTCCAAGAGTTCACCcagaaaatggcaaatatcagCCATTTGGAAACAGAGCTCAAACAAGTGTGCCACACTGTGGAGTCGGTGTACAAAGACCTGTGTGTCCAGCCTGAG GCCACTACTTTggaagaagaacagagccacaaggACAGCGAGTGCTGA
- the SYCE2 gene encoding synaptonemal complex central element protein 2 isoform X4, protein MQRQGPWLCSQVDMSHVECKDPEPQPFRDSKEQQHEEEAGRGSSRSQVSSPSIATSSANRQLMMLEGKSGPYFSSLDLSIDTLKKRAQELIENINEGRQKDYAFMTNFRDSLKIKVSDLTEKLEERMHQTYNDHNKIIQEKLQEFTQKMANISHLETELKQVCHTVESVYKDLCVQPEATTLEEEQSHKDSEC, encoded by the exons ATGCAGCGACAGGGA CCCTGGCTGTGCTCACAGGTGGACATGTCCCACGTAGAGTGCAAGGACCCGGAGCCACAGCCCTTCCGGGACAGCAAGGAGCAGCAGCACGAGGAGGAAGCTGGTCGGGGGTCATCTAG AAGTCAGGTCTCTAGCCCCTCTATCGCGACCTCCAGTGCCAACCGCCAGCTGATGATGCTGGAAGGGAAGTCAGGACCCTACTTTTCCTCTCTGGACTTGAGCATCGACACCCTGAAGAAGAGGGCTCAGGAGCTGATTGAAAACATCAACGAGGGCCGGCAGAAAGACTACGCATTCATGACCAACTTCAGGGACAGCCTCAAGATCAAG GTTTCAGACCTGACAGAGAAGCTAGAGGAAAGGATGCATCAGACTTATAATGACCACAACAAGATCATTCAGGAAAAGCTCCAAGAGTTCACCcagaaaatggcaaatatcagCCATTTGGAAACAGAGCTCAAACAAGTGTGCCACACTGTGGAGTCGGTGTACAAAGACCTGTGTGTCCAGCCTGAG GCCACTACTTTggaagaagaacagagccacaaggACAGCGAGTGCTGA
- the SYCE2 gene encoding synaptonemal complex central element protein 2 isoform X9, with product MSHVECKDPEPQPFRDSKEQQHEEEAGRGSSSQVSSPSIATSSANRQLMMLEGKSGPYFSSLDLSIDTLKKRAQELIENINEGRQKDYAFMTNFRDSLKIKVSDLTEKLEERMHQTYNDHNKIIQEKLQEFTQKMANISHLETELKQVCHTVESVYKDLCVQPEATTLEEEQSHKDSEC from the exons ATGTCCCACGTAGAGTGCAAGGACCCGGAGCCACAGCCCTTCCGGGACAGCAAGGAGCAGCAGCACGAGGAGGAAGCTGGTCGGGGGTCATCTAG TCAGGTCTCTAGCCCCTCTATCGCGACCTCCAGTGCCAACCGCCAGCTGATGATGCTGGAAGGGAAGTCAGGACCCTACTTTTCCTCTCTGGACTTGAGCATCGACACCCTGAAGAAGAGGGCTCAGGAGCTGATTGAAAACATCAACGAGGGCCGGCAGAAAGACTACGCATTCATGACCAACTTCAGGGACAGCCTCAAGATCAAG GTTTCAGACCTGACAGAGAAGCTAGAGGAAAGGATGCATCAGACTTATAATGACCACAACAAGATCATTCAGGAAAAGCTCCAAGAGTTCACCcagaaaatggcaaatatcagCCATTTGGAAACAGAGCTCAAACAAGTGTGCCACACTGTGGAGTCGGTGTACAAAGACCTGTGTGTCCAGCCTGAG GCCACTACTTTggaagaagaacagagccacaaggACAGCGAGTGCTGA
- the SYCE2 gene encoding synaptonemal complex central element protein 2 isoform X7: MQRQGVDMSHVECKDPEPQPFRDSKEQQHEEEAGRGSSSQVSSPSIATSSANRQLMMLEGKSGPYFSSLDLSIDTLKKRAQELIENINEGRQKDYAFMTNFRDSLKIKVSDLTEKLEERMHQTYNDHNKIIQEKLQEFTQKMANISHLETELKQVCHTVESVYKDLCVQPEATTLEEEQSHKDSEC, translated from the exons ATGCAGCGACAGGGA GTGGACATGTCCCACGTAGAGTGCAAGGACCCGGAGCCACAGCCCTTCCGGGACAGCAAGGAGCAGCAGCACGAGGAGGAAGCTGGTCGGGGGTCATCTAG TCAGGTCTCTAGCCCCTCTATCGCGACCTCCAGTGCCAACCGCCAGCTGATGATGCTGGAAGGGAAGTCAGGACCCTACTTTTCCTCTCTGGACTTGAGCATCGACACCCTGAAGAAGAGGGCTCAGGAGCTGATTGAAAACATCAACGAGGGCCGGCAGAAAGACTACGCATTCATGACCAACTTCAGGGACAGCCTCAAGATCAAG GTTTCAGACCTGACAGAGAAGCTAGAGGAAAGGATGCATCAGACTTATAATGACCACAACAAGATCATTCAGGAAAAGCTCCAAGAGTTCACCcagaaaatggcaaatatcagCCATTTGGAAACAGAGCTCAAACAAGTGTGCCACACTGTGGAGTCGGTGTACAAAGACCTGTGTGTCCAGCCTGAG GCCACTACTTTggaagaagaacagagccacaaggACAGCGAGTGCTGA
- the SYCE2 gene encoding synaptonemal complex central element protein 2 isoform X3, with the protein MPTPCTRFFSSFSATTSSSKDSSQHREPSPASALPEAPALTPAPPGLPASSLLCSRRRIPPLHSTTLVVPVPAPAVAPAAHGGARVAGQEPGDLHSHSPSFDLKPWLCSQVDMSHVECKDPEPQPFRDSKEQQHEEEAGRGSSSANRQLMMLEGKSGPYFSSLDLSIDTLKKRAQELIENINEGRQKDYAFMTNFRDSLKIKVSDLTEKLEERMHQTYNDHNKIIQEKLQEFTQKMANISHLETELKQVCHTVESVYKDLCVQPEATTLEEEQSHKDSEC; encoded by the exons ATGCCCACGCCCTGCACccgtttcttttcttctttttctgctacCACTTCTTCCTCAAAGGACTCGAGCCAACATAGGGAGCCCAGCCCCGCCAGCGCCCTTCCCGAAGCCCCTGCCCTCACTCCGGCCCCTCCGGGTCTCCCCGCTTCCAGCCTCCTGTGCTCCAGGCGCAGGATCCCCCCACTCCACAGCACCACCCTCGTGGTGCCCGTCCCAGCGCCTGCCGTCGCTCCTGCGGCCCACGGAGGTGCCAGGGTGgcagggcaggagccaggggaCCTGCATTCTCACTCTCCCTCCTTCGACCTCAAGCCCTGGCTGTGCTCACAGGTGGACATGTCCCACGTAGAGTGCAAGGACCCGGAGCCACAGCCCTTCCGGGACAGCAAGGAGCAGCAGCACGAGGAGGAAGCTGGTCGGGGGTCATCTAG TGCCAACCGCCAGCTGATGATGCTGGAAGGGAAGTCAGGACCCTACTTTTCCTCTCTGGACTTGAGCATCGACACCCTGAAGAAGAGGGCTCAGGAGCTGATTGAAAACATCAACGAGGGCCGGCAGAAAGACTACGCATTCATGACCAACTTCAGGGACAGCCTCAAGATCAAG GTTTCAGACCTGACAGAGAAGCTAGAGGAAAGGATGCATCAGACTTATAATGACCACAACAAGATCATTCAGGAAAAGCTCCAAGAGTTCACCcagaaaatggcaaatatcagCCATTTGGAAACAGAGCTCAAACAAGTGTGCCACACTGTGGAGTCGGTGTACAAAGACCTGTGTGTCCAGCCTGAG GCCACTACTTTggaagaagaacagagccacaaggACAGCGAGTGCTGA
- the SYCE2 gene encoding synaptonemal complex central element protein 2 isoform X8, with translation MSHVECKDPEPQPFRDSKEQQHEEEAGRGSSRSQVSSPSIATSSANRQLMMLEGKSGPYFSSLDLSIDTLKKRAQELIENINEGRQKDYAFMTNFRDSLKIKVSDLTEKLEERMHQTYNDHNKIIQEKLQEFTQKMANISHLETELKQVCHTVESVYKDLCVQPEATTLEEEQSHKDSEC, from the exons ATGTCCCACGTAGAGTGCAAGGACCCGGAGCCACAGCCCTTCCGGGACAGCAAGGAGCAGCAGCACGAGGAGGAAGCTGGTCGGGGGTCATCTAG AAGTCAGGTCTCTAGCCCCTCTATCGCGACCTCCAGTGCCAACCGCCAGCTGATGATGCTGGAAGGGAAGTCAGGACCCTACTTTTCCTCTCTGGACTTGAGCATCGACACCCTGAAGAAGAGGGCTCAGGAGCTGATTGAAAACATCAACGAGGGCCGGCAGAAAGACTACGCATTCATGACCAACTTCAGGGACAGCCTCAAGATCAAG GTTTCAGACCTGACAGAGAAGCTAGAGGAAAGGATGCATCAGACTTATAATGACCACAACAAGATCATTCAGGAAAAGCTCCAAGAGTTCACCcagaaaatggcaaatatcagCCATTTGGAAACAGAGCTCAAACAAGTGTGCCACACTGTGGAGTCGGTGTACAAAGACCTGTGTGTCCAGCCTGAG GCCACTACTTTggaagaagaacagagccacaaggACAGCGAGTGCTGA
- the FARSA gene encoding phenylalanine--tRNA ligase alpha subunit isoform X2: MRMPSGKVGFSKAMSNKWVRVDKSMADGPRVFRVVDNVEDEVQRRLQLVQGGQAEKLGEKERNELRKRKLLTEVTLKTYWVSKGSAFSTSIAKQESELSPEMISSGSWRDRPFKPYNFSAHGVLPDSGHLHPLLKVRTQFRQIFLEMGFTEMPTDNFIESSFWNFDALFQPQQHPARDQHDTFFLRDPAEALQLPMDYVHRVKRTHSQGGYGSQGYKYNWKLDEARKNLLRTHTTSASARALYRLAQKKPFTPTKYFSIDRVFRNETLDATHLAEFHQIEGVVADHGLTLGHLMGILREFFTKLGITQLRFKPAYNPYTEPSMEVFSYHQGLKKWVEVGNSGLFRPEMLLPMGLPENVSVIAWGLSLERPTMIKYGINNIRELVGHKVNLQMVYDSPLCRLDADTGPPRTQGAA, encoded by the exons ATG CGAATGCCCAGTGGCAAGGTGGGCTTCAGCAAGGCCATGTCCAACAAGTGGGTCCGCGTGGACAAGAGCATGGCCGATGGACCCCGAGTGTTCCGTGTG GTGGACAACGTGGAAGATGAGGTGCAGCGGCGGCTCCAGCTGGTCCAGGGTGGGCAGGCTGAGAAGCTGGGTGAGAAGGAGAGGAATGAGCTCAGGAAAAGGAAGCTGCTGACTGAAGT AACCCTGAAGACCTACTGGGTGAGCAAAGGCAGTGCTTTTAGTACCAGCATCGCCAAGCAAGAGTCAGAGCTGAGCCCAGAGATGATCTCCAG TGGCTCCTGGCGAGACCGACCCTTCAAACCCTACAACTTCTCAGCCCATGGGGTCCTCCCCGACAGTGGCCACCTGCACCCCCTGCTCAAGGTCCGCACCCAGTTCCGGCAGATCTTCCTGGAGATGGG GTTCACTGAGATGCCAACCGACAACTTCATTGAGAGCTCCTTCTGGAACTTTGACGCGCTCTTCCAGCCCCAGCAGCACCCAGCACGCGACCAGCATGACACCTTCTTCCTACGAG ATCCGGCTGAGGCCCTGCAGCTCCCCATGGACTATGTCCATCGGGTGAAGCGGACCCACTCTCAGGGTGGCTATGGCTCACAGGG GTACAAGTATAACTGGAAGCTGGACGAGGCCCGGAAGAACCTGCTACGCACGCACACCACGTCGGCGAGTGCCCGTGCCCTCTACCGTCTGGCTCAGAAA AAGCCCTTTACACCCACCAAGTACTTCTCCATTGACCGTGTATTCCGAAATGAGACACTGGATGCCACACATCTGGCTGAGTTCCACCAGATTGAGGGCGTTGTGGCTGACCATGGCCTCACCCTCGGCCACCTCATGGGCATCCTGCGGGAGTTTTTCACCAAGTTGG GTATCACCCAGCTGCGCTTCAAACCAGCCTACAACCCGTACACAGAGCCCAGCATGGAGGTGTTCAGCTACCACCAAG GCCTGAAGAAGTGGGTGGAAGTTGGGAACTCTGGGCTCTTCCGTCCCGAGATGCTGCTGCCCATGGGGCTCCCCGAGAACGTGTCAGTCATTGCCTGGGGCCTCTCCCTGGAGCG CCCAACAATGATCAAATATGGCATCAACAATATCCGGGAGCTGGTCGGCCACAAGGTGAACCTGCAGATGGTGTACGACAGTCCCCTGTGCCGCCTGGACGCTGACACGGGGCCCCCTCGAACACAGGGAGCTGCATGA